The Candidatus Bathyarchaeota archaeon genomic interval TCCATGAGATATACACCATTATGTCACAGTGGTTTAATGGAGCTTGGTCAGAGTAACGTTTTTAAGAACGCCCTTTTCTCTAAACTCTCTAGGCCAGCCATGAGGCTTTTAAAACTCAAACTCTACATGGTTGGAACGGTGGCTTTCCTCATAGCGCTGACTACGTTGTTCTTCACTATAATACTCCAACTCGCGGGAGCGCCTCTGCTTTTCGTGATACCTATGGTCGTGACCTTCAACCTGATTCAATGGCTTATAGCTCCATATCTCATAGAGATGACATACGGTGTTCACGAGGCTCCTCCTCATAGATACCCTAGGCTTCATAGGATAGTCGAGAGGTTAAGTCTTAGGTCTGGGATACCCAAGCCTAAGGTTATGATAGCTCACATACCGATCCCCAATGCCTTCGCATACGGCTCGCCTATAAGCGGATCTAGGGTCGCGGTTACCGAGAAGCTTCTAGATGTCCTCGAAGAGGAGGAGGTTGAAGCAGTCTTAGGTCACGAGCTAGGGCATCTCAAACATAGAGACGTTCACATAATGATGTTCGCGTCTGTTCTACCGGCGATATTCTACTACTTGGCATATTCGCTTATGATGAGCGCCTACTATGGAGGTTACCGCGATAGGGAGGGAGGCAACGCCGGTTTAGCCCTGTTGATCGGTATGTTTTCGCTTGTTCTCTATTACGTGGTTTCGCTGGTCGTATTATACTTCAGCCGTCTGAGGGAGTATTATGCGGATATGCATAGCGTATCGGTGGTCGACGACGGAGCTAGGAAGCTCTCAGAAGCCTTAGCGAAGATCGTAGCCTACACCGGGAGGTATGCGTCTCGAAGAAGAATGGCTCCTGAAGTCGGCGCCTTCAAAGCGCTGTTTATAGCGGACCCAGATACCTCTAGAAACGATGCGGTGCGGCTTGCGAGATACGGTATGAGCAAGGATATGCAGCTCGTGATGTCCGTAGCCTCTAGGAAGTTGACTTGGGCCGATAGGCTTCTCGAGATTTTCTCGACGCATCCGAATATCGTGAAGAGGATCAGGGCGCTCCTAGAGCTTCAGCGGATGCCGATGCCTTAACTCGCTTAACCTATTTTATGTTTTTCTGCATAGACTTGACTCTGGGTTTTAGATGTTTCCATACCTTTGTCTTAACTAGGTCGAGAAGCGAGACCAAAGGGGTTCCTATGATAGGAATCAGACCTAGCTGCAGGAGGTAGTCTGGGCTAACTGCGTTAATTAGGTCTCTCATATAGAGGAACGTTATGGCTCCGCCGTTTCCTTTGATGGGTAGAGAGCCTCCTGAAACCATCAGTACGAGGGCCGTTAGGAAGAGCACCAGCACTACCGTCATGTAGACCGCCGCTAATCCGTATAGAACGTCGTAGACGAGCGCCTTCACACCCTTGCCTTTCTTAACCCATGGGATCAGGAAGCCTCCTATGCTGAATATCCCCCCTACCACGGCTCCGGCTAGGAGCAGTAGCACTATGTTTCCCGGCTGGAGTTCTACATGCGCTTGTATACGGTGGATAGAGGTCATAAGAACCGCCCATACGGCTCCTCCTGCGACGTTAACGCTTAGGGTTCTCAGAAACACGCCTATGCCGCTGTCCGTCGGGTTCTTATCGTCGCTCATGGAGGTCCCCATAGTTTTTTAAGCTACGAAACCTTTAAGACCTTAACTCGTCGATTTAAGCCTTAAGGTGGTGTTATGCCTGAGGAAGTGTTTGACGTCGAGAAGTTTGTGGAGTTTTCGTCACGTGCCTCGGAGTGCCGTGTTAAGAGGCTTGGGGAAGTGACGAAGCTGAAGCTCAGGACCAAGAGACGACTTTATACGATAAAGCTTCCGGCCGAGGAAGCCGAGGAGCTCCTGAAGAAGATCAAGTGCAAGATCATCGAAGTCTAAGGTAAAGGTTTATGTGTCTGAACCCGTTACTGTAGGGGTTGGGTATGACTACGTCGATGTATCATGAGCTTTCTAAGGCCTGGAGGAGACCTCACGAGTCTTATATAGCTGAGCTTATGCGGAGGAGGCTTATAGCCTGGAGGAGGCAACCCGCGGTTGTTCGGGTAGATAAGCCTACCAAGCTTCACACGGCTAGGAAGCTGGGCTATAAGGCTAAGCCGGGTATGATCGTGGTGAGGGTTAGGGTTAGGAAGGGTTCTGGTGAGAAGCCTAGGCCTAGGTCTGGGCGTAGGCCTAAGGCGCTCGGTGTTAAGAAGCTGAAGAGGGAGATAAGTAAGCAGGAGATCGCGGAGAACAGGGCTGTGAAGAAGTATCCCAACCTGAAGCTTCTCGGCAGCTACTACGTCTGGGAGGACGGGGTCTACGAGTGGTACGAATGCATATTCCAAGACCCCCAGATAGTCTCTAAAAACCATTAAGGTCTCCTTTTCTCGGCATATTCTCGAAAGAAAATTACCTGGGTTGATGTTTCTATGCGTGTTTAGAGGTCTGTCTGCGGCCTCTCCCCTCTAGGTTTTTCCATGATAAATTACCCGAGGTAATATCGGCTGCTACCAGGGTTTCAGGAGAACTATTCCCAATACTGTTAAGCCTATTCCCATCCACGTTTTTAGGTTGGATTTCTCCTTCAGAAACAGCGTAGCCGCTACGGCGGATATCATCGGGTATATGGATGATAAGGCTGTTGCTCTCGCGGCGCCTATAAGCTTTATACTCTCGAGATACACGGACGTGCCTAGGCTTAGCCCGGTCACCCCGGCGGCGGCCCCCCAGAAGAGCGCTCTACTGCTTCTAAGCCCCCTCCTAAAGCTCTTCTTAAGCAACGGTGGGAGGGATAAAATCAGGGCTAGGATAGAAAGCCTATACGTGTTCGCCACCAAGGGGTCGACATCTCTGACGCATAGGGCTATCAAAGTTATACCTATAGACCATATGACTGCTGAAGTTATGGCGAGTACGACGCCCTTACGGAGGCTTGGGTTGCCTCTTCCCCCGTTTTTACCGTTGCTTGCTATGCTTATCAAAGATACCCCGAGGAC includes:
- a CDS encoding M48 family metalloprotease; this encodes MRLLKLKLYMVGTVAFLIALTTLFFTIILQLAGAPLLFVIPMVVTFNLIQWLIAPYLIEMTYGVHEAPPHRYPRLHRIVERLSLRSGIPKPKVMIAHIPIPNAFAYGSPISGSRVAVTEKLLDVLEEEEVEAVLGHELGHLKHRDVHIMMFASVLPAIFYYLAYSLMMSAYYGGYRDREGGNAGLALLIGMFSLVLYYVVSLVVLYFSRLREYYADMHSVSVVDDGARKLSEALAKIVAYTGRYASRRRMAPEVGAFKALFIADPDTSRNDAVRLARYGMSKDMQLVMSVASRKLTWADRLLEIFSTHPNIVKRIRALLELQRMPMP
- a CDS encoding 50S ribosomal protein L38e; its protein translation is MPEEVFDVEKFVEFSSRASECRVKRLGEVTKLKLRTKRRLYTIKLPAEEAEELLKKIKCKIIEV
- a CDS encoding 50S ribosomal protein L15e, whose product is MGMTTSMYHELSKAWRRPHESYIAELMRRRLIAWRRQPAVVRVDKPTKLHTARKLGYKAKPGMIVVRVRVRKGSGEKPRPRSGRRPKALGVKKLKREISKQEIAENRAVKKYPNLKLLGSYYVWEDGVYEWYECIFQDPQIVSKNH
- a CDS encoding DMT family transporter, whose translation is VLGVSLISIASNGKNGGRGNPSLRKGVVLAITSAVIWSIGITLIALCVRDVDPLVANTYRLSILALILSLPPLLKKSFRRGLRSSRALFWGAAAGVTGLSLGTSVYLESIKLIGAARATALSSIYPMISAVAATLFLKEKSNLKTWMGIGLTVLGIVLLKPW